A stretch of the Oscillospiraceae bacterium genome encodes the following:
- the accB gene encoding acetyl-CoA carboxylase biotin carboxyl carrier protein encodes MQLQLVKDLAELMRQYGLGRLEVRDSEVHVLLESQKHASDPAAIVTPSVAVANTVVPAVNTEKPVPASAPETPKTDAYCQKSPLVGTLYLAPSEDSPRFVEVGTKVKKGDTLCIVEAMKVLNELTAETDGKIVEVCGKNAALVEFGQPLFLIEKV; translated from the coding sequence ATGCAATTACAACTTGTCAAAGATTTGGCCGAATTGATGCGCCAATACGGACTCGGGCGGCTTGAAGTGCGCGACAGCGAAGTCCATGTGCTGCTCGAGTCGCAAAAACACGCCTCCGATCCGGCAGCCATTGTAACGCCGTCTGTTGCCGTGGCGAATACCGTTGTGCCGGCTGTTAATACCGAAAAACCGGTACCCGCATCTGCACCGGAAACACCAAAGACCGATGCCTACTGCCAGAAGTCACCGTTGGTCGGTACGCTGTATTTAGCCCCGTCCGAGGACAGCCCGCGTTTTGTCGAGGTCGGCACAAAAGTCAAAAAAGGCGACACCCTCTGCATCGTCGAAGCCATGAAAGTGCTGAACGAGCTGACCGCCGAAACTGACGGCAAAATAGTCGAGGTCTGCGGAAAAAACGCCGCGCTTGTAGAATTCGGCCAGCCGCTGTTTTTAATCGAGAAGGTTTAA
- a CDS encoding 3-hydroxyacyl-ACP dehydratase FabZ family protein, producing the protein MTQEQIKQILPHRDAMLLIDEAEAVDGVSHAKKLIKGDEWFLRGHFPGDPVVPGVILCEILAQSTCVLLAPGGRTLFTGLDKVRFKNIVKPGDLFETECVITKARAPFYWASGKGFVDGKLCVSADFSFAMITEPHV; encoded by the coding sequence ATGACGCAAGAGCAAATAAAACAGATTTTGCCGCATCGGGATGCGATGTTATTGATCGACGAGGCCGAAGCCGTCGACGGCGTTTCGCATGCCAAAAAGCTGATAAAAGGCGACGAGTGGTTTTTACGCGGGCATTTTCCGGGCGACCCGGTGGTGCCGGGCGTGATTTTATGTGAAATTTTAGCGCAGTCCACCTGCGTGTTACTGGCACCCGGAGGACGAACCCTCTTCACGGGACTCGATAAAGTGCGTTTTAAAAATATTGTCAAACCGGGCGATTTGTTCGAGACGGAATGCGTGATCACCAAGGCGCGCGCCCCATTTTATTGGGCGTCCGGAAAGGGATTCGTGGACGGAAAACTCTGCGTAAGCGCGGATTTTTCGT